From Quercus lobata isolate SW786 chromosome 1, ValleyOak3.0 Primary Assembly, whole genome shotgun sequence, one genomic window encodes:
- the LOC115971640 gene encoding coiled-coil domain-containing protein 130-like produces MSSLAAARADNFYYPPEWSPNQGSLNKFHGQHALRERARKIDQGILIIRFEMPYNIWCGGCNSMIAKGVRFNAEKKQVGNYYSTKIWSFTMKSACCRHEIVIQTDPKNCEYVIISGAQRKTEEYDIEDAETFALPADEEKGKLADPFYRLEHQEGDLKKKKEAEPVLVRLQRVSDSRHSDDYALNKALRAQLRNQKKRVAEEEAASRKKGIGIRLLPPSEEDASSAAHVKFSSKFDKNRKDKRALIKATSIFSGSSGSSMSNKRHLELESKRRKISAAAASSLLAGQFKPSSWSQSAVTSHRNRRT; encoded by the exons ATG TCTTCACTTGCAGCTGCTAGGGCAGATAACTTTTACTATCCTCCAGAATGGAGCCCAAATCAG GGTTCTTTGAACAAGTTTCATGGTCAACATGCTCTGAGAGAGAGGGCAAGAAAAATAGACCAAGGCATACTGATTATAAG GTTTGAGATGCCCTATAATATATGGTGTGGTGGATGCAATTCTATGATTGCAAAGGGTGTTAGGTTCAACGCGGAGAAAAAGCAAGTGGGAAATTATTATTCTACAAAG ATATGGAGCTTTACGATGAAGTCTGCATGCTGCAGACATGAAATTGTTATTCAGACAGATCCAAAAAATTGTGAGTATGTGATCATCAGTGGAGCCCAACGAAAGACTGAGGAGTATGACATTGAAGACGCAGAGACTTTTGCACTCCCTGCAGATGAAG AAAAAGGCAAACTAGCCGATCCATTTTATCGTCTTGAACACCAGGAAGgagatttgaagaagaagaaagaagctgAACCAGTGCTAGTGCGTCTCCAGCGAGTATCTGATTCCAGGCACTCAGATGACTATGCCCTCAACAAGGCTCTTCGGGCACAACTTAGA aatcaaaagaaaagagttgcTGAAGAAGAGGCTGCTTCAAGGAAAAAAGGCATTGGCATACGACTGCTTCCACCATCTGAAGAAGATGCTTCTAGTGCAGCTCATGtgaaattttcttctaaatttgacaaaaataggAAGGACAAGCGAGCATTGATCAAAGCCACTTCTATTTTCTCTGGGTCGTCTGGGTCTTCCATGTCCAATAAGAGACATTTGGAGTTAGAATCCAAGAGAAGGAAAATTAGTGCAGCTGCTGCATCTAGCTTACTGGCTGGGCAATTTAAGCCTTCATCATGGTCTCAGAGTGCTGTTACTTCACATAGGAACAGGAGAACTTAA
- the LOC115971721 gene encoding transcription factor bHLH30-like isoform X1 yields the protein MCGKKEDDQGECSQSVNNINIQSFQEQLLVQQHQQMQQHHHHQQQQQNSDIYGGGRGLIFPEPILQPWSLPPVHAFNQAHFATNPVRDHDPFLVPPPPSSYASLFNRRAPSLQFAYDGPSSDHLRIISDTLGPVVQSGSAPFGLQAELGKLTAQEIMDAKALAASKSHSEAERRRRERINNHLAKLRSLLPSTTKTDKASLLAEVIQHVKELKRQTSLIAETSPVPTEVDELTVDTSDEDGKFVIKASLCCEDRSDLLPDLIKTLKALRLRTLKAEITTLGGRVKNVLFITGEEDSSSSDEQNQNQNQHQQQHCISSIQDALKAVMEKTNGDESSSGNVKRQRTNVNILEHRSI from the exons atgtgtggaaagaaagaagatGATCAAGGAGAGTGTTCTCAAAGTGTCAATAATATTAACATACAAAGTTTCCAGGAACAGTTACTTGTTCAACAACACCAACAGATGCAACAacaccatcatcatcaacaacaacaacaaaatagtgacatatatgGAGGCGGAAGAGGATTGATTTTCCCTGAGCCAATCTTACAACCATGGTCTCTCCCTCCAGTCCACGCCTTCAACCAAGCTCACTTTGCCACAAACCCTGTCCGAGACCATGACCCATTTCTAGTCCCTCCACCACCATCATCGTATGCCAGTTTATTCAACAGAAGAGCTCCTTCTCTACAGTTTGCCTATGATGGTCCATCTTCAGATCATCTCAGAATCATATCTGACACTCTTGGACCTGTTGTTCAATCCGGCTCAGCTCCTTTTGGGCTTCAAGCTGAGTTGGGCAAACTCACTGCCCAAGAAATCATGGATGCTAAGGCTCTTGCTGCTTCTAAGAGTCATAGTGAAGCTGAGAggaggagaagagaaagaatCAACAACCATCTTGCTAAGCTGCGTAGCTTATTGCCCAGCACCACCAAA ACGGACAAAGCTTCATTATTAGCAGAAGTAATACAACACGTTAAAGAGCTAAAGCGccagacttctttgatagcagAAACGAGTCCAGTACCCACTGAAGTAGACGAGCTAACCGTGGATACATCTGATGAGGATGGTAAGTTTGTGATCAAAGCCTCACTTTGCTGCGAGGATAGGTCTGATCTTTTGCCTGATCTCATCAAAACTTTGAAAGCTTTACGTTTAAGAACTTTAAAAGCTGAGATTACAACACTTGGGGGTCGTGTAAAGAACGTTCTTTTCATTACTGGGGAAGAGGATTCAAGTAGTAGCGACgagcaaaaccaaaaccaaaaccagcATCAACAGCAACATTGTATAAGTTCAATTCAAGACGCGCTTAAAGCAGTGATGGAAAAGACTAATGGGGATGAGTCTTCTTCTGGGAATGTTAAGAGGCAAAGGACTAATGTGAATATCCTTGAACACAGGTCGATTTAA
- the LOC115971721 gene encoding transcription factor bHLH30-like isoform X2 encodes MQQHHHHQQQQQNSDIYGGGRGLIFPEPILQPWSLPPVHAFNQAHFATNPVRDHDPFLVPPPPSSYASLFNRRAPSLQFAYDGPSSDHLRIISDTLGPVVQSGSAPFGLQAELGKLTAQEIMDAKALAASKSHSEAERRRRERINNHLAKLRSLLPSTTKTDKASLLAEVIQHVKELKRQTSLIAETSPVPTEVDELTVDTSDEDGKFVIKASLCCEDRSDLLPDLIKTLKALRLRTLKAEITTLGGRVKNVLFITGEEDSSSSDEQNQNQNQHQQQHCISSIQDALKAVMEKTNGDESSSGNVKRQRTNVNILEHRSI; translated from the exons ATGCAACAacaccatcatcatcaacaacaacaacaaaatagtgacatatatgGAGGCGGAAGAGGATTGATTTTCCCTGAGCCAATCTTACAACCATGGTCTCTCCCTCCAGTCCACGCCTTCAACCAAGCTCACTTTGCCACAAACCCTGTCCGAGACCATGACCCATTTCTAGTCCCTCCACCACCATCATCGTATGCCAGTTTATTCAACAGAAGAGCTCCTTCTCTACAGTTTGCCTATGATGGTCCATCTTCAGATCATCTCAGAATCATATCTGACACTCTTGGACCTGTTGTTCAATCCGGCTCAGCTCCTTTTGGGCTTCAAGCTGAGTTGGGCAAACTCACTGCCCAAGAAATCATGGATGCTAAGGCTCTTGCTGCTTCTAAGAGTCATAGTGAAGCTGAGAggaggagaagagaaagaatCAACAACCATCTTGCTAAGCTGCGTAGCTTATTGCCCAGCACCACCAAA ACGGACAAAGCTTCATTATTAGCAGAAGTAATACAACACGTTAAAGAGCTAAAGCGccagacttctttgatagcagAAACGAGTCCAGTACCCACTGAAGTAGACGAGCTAACCGTGGATACATCTGATGAGGATGGTAAGTTTGTGATCAAAGCCTCACTTTGCTGCGAGGATAGGTCTGATCTTTTGCCTGATCTCATCAAAACTTTGAAAGCTTTACGTTTAAGAACTTTAAAAGCTGAGATTACAACACTTGGGGGTCGTGTAAAGAACGTTCTTTTCATTACTGGGGAAGAGGATTCAAGTAGTAGCGACgagcaaaaccaaaaccaaaaccagcATCAACAGCAACATTGTATAAGTTCAATTCAAGACGCGCTTAAAGCAGTGATGGAAAAGACTAATGGGGATGAGTCTTCTTCTGGGAATGTTAAGAGGCAAAGGACTAATGTGAATATCCTTGAACACAGGTCGATTTAA